The Brachionichthys hirsutus isolate HB-005 chromosome 8, CSIRO-AGI_Bhir_v1, whole genome shotgun sequence genome contains a region encoding:
- the LOC137898868 gene encoding LOW QUALITY PROTEIN: neurogenic differentiation factor 4-like (The sequence of the model RefSeq protein was modified relative to this genomic sequence to represent the inferred CDS: inserted 2 bases in 1 codon) → MMIKPYLRQGEGEEASPLQWLDGDASSPERDASAPSHHHRPSEVSSRSQQTGSEEEEEDEEEEGQEDKNASKRRGPKKKRMTKARQERFRARRVKANGRERSRMHGLNDALENLRCIMPCRSRTQKLSKIETLRLARNYICALSEALEGGLSTESSAFVGTLCEGLSQPTTNLVAGCMQLGGGAPGGGMRPEDRHGVRGAHPPLGGMASYSSPGLPSPPYGSFDSAHLLHLRAMKGVYDNHSPRECNTPPYDGPPTPPLSISSNLVQKQEPHHYSPPVGKDPYQTQTGYDSYHPPXQITSIYRD, encoded by the exons ATGATGATTAAGCCATACCTGCGACaaggtgagggagaggaggccAGTCCTCTTCAATGGCTGGATGGAGACGCGAGCTCACCTGAGCGAGACGCGTCAGCCCCATCCCATCACCACAGACCAAGTGAAGTGAGCAGCAGGTCACAACAGACagggagtgaggaggaggaagaagacgaggaggaggaaggacaggaagacaaaaaTGCGTCCAAACGACGAGGCCCTAAGAAAAAGCGGATGACCAAGGCCCGCCAGGAACGATTCCGTGCCAGGCGTGTAAAAGCAAACGGCAGGGAGCGCTCGCGCATGCACGGTTTGAACGACGCGCTGGAGAACCTGCGCTGCATCATGCCCTGTCGCTCCAGAACACAGAAACTGTCCAAGATCGAGACCCTCCGGCTGGCCCGCAACTACATCTGTGCCCTGTCCGAGGCCCTGGAGGGCGGCCTGTCCACGGAGAGCAGCGCCTTCGTGGGCACGCTGTGTGAGGGCCTCTCCCAACCCACCACCAACCTGGTGGCTGGGTGcatgcagctgggggggggtgctcctgGCGGTGGCATGAGGCCCGAGGACAGACACGGGGTCCGAGGAGCACATCCTCCGCTCGGTGGCATGGCCAGCTACTCTTCTCCAGGCCTGCCGAGTCCACCATACGGCAGTTTTGACTCTGCTCACCTGCTTCACCTGAGGGCAATGAAAGGAGTGTACGACAATCACTCGCCACGTGAATGCAACACGCCTCCATACGACGGGCCCCCGACACCCCCTCTGAGCATCAGCAGCAACCTGGTGCAGAAGCAGGAGCCACACCACTACTCCCCCCCCGTGGGCAAAGACCCGTATCAGACCCAGACCGGGTACGACTCCTACCATCCCCC ACAGATAACCTCCATTTACAGAGActaa